Below is a window of [Limnothrix rosea] IAM M-220 DNA.
AAGATGAAACGATATCAAGCTGGCTTAGACAATAATTTTTTGCTGAAGATCCTTGCTGATTCGGGCATATTTTGACCTCTTTTTTTGATGCGATTACCCTGTGCAACTTTAAAGCCAAATGTCTTAAATAAAAATTTGTATGATTCTGGACTTGTATTGCCCGATGGAACAAAGTCTGAATCTTGTTTTTTTATTTTCTTAATTAGCTTTACTGCTAACTTTTGATCTTGGGGATACAGAACCCGGGCACAGTCAAATCTTGCTTGGCTAATTGCCCGTTGCCGCTCTGGTGTCATTTGCTTGATACTAAGCAGGTGGGCTTCAATATTATCTTGGACTTTTAAACGATTTTTTAGGGGTAAAAGGGGATTTTTGCGGGAAACTGTTTTTTCGCTCCAAATACGATAAATAGCTTCTGATTTATCTAAATATCCGAACTGTTTGCCACCGATTAATAATCTTGAGTAAAGTTCGTGTTCTTGGCAGCAGGTCAAGGCTTCATTCCAACCGCCAACGTCGGCGATCGCCTGTTTTCTCCAGAGGGATCCACCGGTTTGGGGCAAGGCCCACTTTGCTAATAAAATCCAAGGGTCTTTTGGTGTCAGCCCAGCGCTAGACTCATATTCAATAGTGCCATTTCGGTGATATTCAGTCAGGGCAGGGCTACAAACAATATCAAGGCTAGGGTTTTTGTCAACGATAGCCATTTGGTTAGCAATCTTTTCTGACTTTAAATAATCATCCGCATCTAGGTACTGAACCCATTCTCCAGTACTCAATTTTAATAGGTTATTGCGCGTAATATTGCCGCCTTGGTTCGGTTGAGTTTCCCAAATAATTTTGTCGCCAAAGCTTTTAACAATTTCTAAACTGCCATCTGTGGAACCGTCATCAACAACGATGATTTCTTTATTAAGATAAGTTTGATTTAAGGCGCTTTCTATGGACGCAGCGATCCATTTTTTGGCGTTATAACACGGGATTAAAATACTGACTTTAATATCCATAAAATCGACGGGTTAGGATTGATATAAGTCTCTAGTTCGTTTGGCGATCGCCGACCAATTTAAAGCATCGCAGACTATCTTTGTACGCTGACTCAAATCCATTAAGTCAGACTGAGCAGTTGCCCGCTGAATAATTTGCCACAGTGCATCCTCCTGATCAGCATCATACAAAAGATCTGATGCATTGCCGATAGTTTCTTCGAGGCTCGCAAACCTTGGCGCAATAATTGGCTTGCCATAGGACATCGCCAGCAAAAGACTGCCAGAGGTGAGAATTTGCTGGAAAGGCAGTACCACCACATCCGCAGCACTAAAGTAAAGGTGAATTTCAGTTTCGGGGACAAATTCATCGCGTAGCTCAATACCCCCAACGGAGGCTGAGAGCTGCATCAGAGTTTCGCCATAGTCTTCGTCTAATGCTTTTCCGACAATCAGCAACTGAGTATCCTGCAAGTCTTCGGAATGGGATCGCCAAATTTCAATTAGTTTATCCACACCTTTATAGGGCTTTAGTAGACCAAAATTCAGAAAAATCAACCCTGTTGGCGGTAATCCTAATTTTTCACGGGCTAACTCTGGGGCGATCGCCGCCGGATAGACATCACGATAATGCCCATGGGGAATAACTGTAACCTTAGCTTCGCTCACAAAATAAGCCTGTAGAACCAGCACCTTTGCCGCTTCACTATGAACAATCGTCTGATCATTCAGCCACAAAAAACATTGTTTTACAACTTTTTCAAGGCGAGGGAATTTCGTGTTGTGAGCCGCAAGATTATGAATTGTCCAAACAATTTTTACGCCTAGCAACTTAACTAGGCAAATATCAATTAAAAATTTAATGCAATAGACAAATTTAACAAACCAGTTTTCCCCTTTCAAATAGGGATTAAGCCAATGCAAATGTAAAACATCACAAATTTTCTTTTGCTTATTAATTTGTCTCCAGATTGGAAAAATACGATAATAACCCTCACAGAAAGTAACCTTTAGACCATCTTTTTCAAGAGCCTCAGATAGTAAATTTTGGTAAGGATTATCCTGACGATAGTCAGGCATCATCAAAACATTGAGTGCCTTTTTATCTAAACTCATAGCACCTTCCGCTCACGTTAATTCTCGCAAAAAACCCTGTTTGGTTAATTGCCGCATACCTTCGCTATACATCAAATGACGAATCTCTCCAACATAGTGACGCATTGGCATTAACTTATTTAGATCTTTTCCTAAATAAACATCATATTCCACTGGTAATAATTCAGCACCATAACGGCAACTCGCCAAGGCCATCAAAGTCTGCTCAAAGCGCCATTTGTGATTCAAAATTCCGGGTAGAGCAAGAAAGGATTCAAATAAATCTAAGCTTAAGGCAGCCTTATGAACAAGACCCAAACCAGAATTAAATCGCTCAATCACCTCAAAATCAACGAGGGATCGCAGAGTTTCTGTATCTAATGAATAACAGGTTTCAATATCACCGTTTACCGAGTTTAAATTATAGGTTTGATCATCGATAATATTGATTAAATGATCAGGCTTGGCAAAGAAGAGTAAATCACTATCAAATAACAGCATTCTGTCCGAGTTAAGATAGTATAAAAAATCGAATTCTTTAACTGAAATAACTCGTTCTTTACGGACAGCAGTGCAGAGAGGGTATGCTTTTAGCCACTCCATTACTTTAGGCATTGCCTCTGACCAAGGCACAACGTTTCCTTGAGGAAAATGAGTTTTTAAAATGCTTAATTCTTCATCACCAATACTTTGATCACAGTGAATACAGAGGGCATAGTTTTTCTTGGAGTAATGATAAAAACTCTTTAAACCCCACATTAAATTGATAAAATCTCTTGCGGAGGTAAACACGTGAATTTCGCAACTATAATCACCAGTCTCTGCAATAGGACGAGTTTCTAGAATTTTAGGTCTAACGTAATCTCGATAATAAGCAGTATCCAGTCCATGTCCAAATTTTTGTTGGAGTTTTAGATATAAAGATCCTAAAGACATAAGTTAAGTATGTATGGGTTCAAAATTAAACTGAATTGCTTTTTGTGTTGGGTAGCAAACCAACGTTTCTCAACATGGTTTTAATTTGAGAGCCAAATTTCCAAAACCAAGGATAAAACTCTTTCCAATTACGTTTTAGCGGGGTATCCCATACTTTTCGATGCCAAGGAAAGGTATTTTCTTCTACATCTGATGGTAGTACGCTAGCAAAGACTTCATCCCAGTTTTCACCATAATGTTTACGGAAATATTTTGAAGCGAAGTTACGGGCTCGGCGATGGTATTCGTGGCGAGAAATTTTGGTGACAACGCCATAGGTACTACCGCTTTGATCGTGGTAAATATTTGCGATATCTGAGTAGGCAAGAAACCAATTATTTTTATAGAGTTTGTAGGCTAATTCGGAGCTAGCCCCTTGGGAGTAGTAAAATTGCGGATTACAGTAGCCGACTTCACGATATGCTTCACCACGCATCAGCATTGCTAAGCCGTGAATTGTTGAGGCTTTATGCCATTTACGTAATTCTGGTTTTGGGTGACATCCTTTGTAGTCTTCGGCTTCTGGTTCTCCAGGCCCAATGGCTGCCATGCGGGGGTCTTCTTGTAGGGCTTCCCATAGTAACTGTAGGGTGTCTTCGCCTTCGGGAAAAATAATGTCATTGACGACAAACCAGTAGTAGTCGTATTCTGGCTTTTCTTGATGGGCAAATTTCAAGCCTTGATTAAAGGCATAGTAACGACCTTTGTAGTTGCGATCGCCGAAAAAATGAGTTGCATACTTAGAGCGTTTGTCTGGCTGACTACCGGCTTCTACGACAAAAAGGGACGTGTCAAAGTTTTTCCCCATTGTTTGCACTTGCTCCACAACATTGTCGGTTATGGTTGGGCGATCGCGGTTCATGATGATGATCGCAACGGTCTCTTTTTGACTACTCATATTCTGCATTAATTATTTTTTTACCAATGATTGATTGTCAATAAAAATTGTGGTTTAAAACGTTTTTTAGGGGCATAAAAATAATGTTTAATCATTTTAAAATCTAGCTTAGTCATTAAGCTTGAGTTGATCACTCATATGGCATAGCGGCCAATAGTAAGGATCTTCAACGCGGGTAATAATGTCACGCCATGGTTGCTGTTGACTGCCATGGTTTTTTATGGATGTGTTGAGGGATCGCCCTAGGAGCCTTTCTACTGTTTTAATAATGATTTTTAGCCCATAGCTGCTAACTGCTTGATCGGATTTGATAGGTAACAGTTTTTCTGTTAATGGCGTATTTTTAAATATTTTTGTTGTTGTTTGTGAATCATCTACCAAAACATCATAGTCATTAATCTTTAAAAAGAAATTAAAGATTGCAGGAACTTTTGCGGCAAGGGATTGCGGTCGCTGTAGGAGGATATTTTTTTCAACCATAGAGATCTCGGACATCTCACGATTTTGACCATAAAAATAAGCTATCTCATTGGCGGTAATGATGCGATCTTCAAAAATCTCCCGGAACATTGCAAACCGATGACTCAAATACTGAACGCGCTCCCTAGCACTAGCTGTGGCGAGAATGAGTACCACACCTTGATTTTTTAACCAATTTAGACCGTAGAGCATACCGGGTCGGCACATGACGATATGTCGAGGTTGTTGCAAAAAAGGGTGGCGCTTGGTGTTCTTTGTGTCGTAGTGAGTTCTGCCCAGTAGTTTTTGGAAACGGCCTTTGAGGGAACTTTGAAGCATGCTGTAGTAAAAAGCTGGAACAATTGTTTTGTCTGTATAGCCATCACCTAACTCCCAAATTTCTGGGGAGATAAAACTGTTCATTAAAATTGTTTCATCAAGGTCAAAAACGGCGACTTTACCAGCTAATTCGGGTATTTCTTGCTGGAAAGGACAGGATGAGGATTGTAAAAATGTTTCCCAAATTTGGCGATCGCCGGCCATTGAAACAGGAGAATAATCAACAAATTGCTTTTCCGGTAAGGGCAAAGTTGTCGGTCGCCTTAATTGGGCAAGGGAAGTTTCCGCAAGGCTATCGAGGTGGGGATCAAGGTCAAAGTTCATGGGAGCCGCAGTAAAGACTTGAGTTTTTGTTTACCATTACGAAGCCGCTGACCGAACTGTTGGCGCGGTGAAAAAGATATATCCGTATTGGACGTTAGCTTCACGTGCACCTTCGGTTCTGGTTCTGTGTTGTTTAAAATACGCTCTAGCAGACCATAAAGATGATATTCATTTAGGATTTTTTGTCTCGCTTCTCGAATGTAAGGCAATGCCTTTGCCCAAGCGTCTGTGGCGATCGCCTCTTCAATTATTTCAATTGCCCGCTGCGGCTTGCGTGGATCAACAATAATTAAACTGCGTGGATCAAAATAGTCTTGAATATTGGGAGCACCCACATAAATCGGCAGACACCACGCCAAATAAGCATCCACTAACTTCTCTGTCCAATAATGATCCCACTCACCATTTTCTAACGTGACATGGTATCGATAGGGCGCAACCGCATCCCACTTATCCTTAATAGGGTTAATCCCACGACCAAAATGATCGAGGCGATCGCCAAAACGTCGCTTCAAAACATTGACAAACTCCAATCGCTGACGATGACCCACCAAATCCGTCTTCGCAGAAATCACCGCCGATAAAACCTTGCTTTTCGTCAATGGCTCCATCCCTTGCAGCTCATCATAATCACGCTCAATATGCCAGACCTGACCAAATTGCTCAAAATAATGATTTGGATGCCGTACCCGCCTATCCGGAATAACAACAGCAGCAAACTGCTTCACATAATCATCAGGCAACTCAATAACATCAGGTGGTTCTCGCACAATCAAGACCGTTTTATTCGGAGGACAATAACAACACTCTTCCCCTTCAATGCCCTTATAACTCTGCCAAACGACCCAGCCATCATACTCCCCATAGCGATTATCAAAATCAAACTCTAAATCTTGCCATTGCTGCCGACGCTGGGGAGCAGAATGCTGTAAATGCCAAAAATAAGAATCCTTATACGGAAAAGAAACCTTGATTTTTCGTAAATCATTCATTCGTTTACAACATACACCGTCAAAAGTTACTACGGAAGAATGCGTCTACAGGAAAAAAGCCCATCAGACCCAATGACTCAATACTAAAGACCGACATAATATAGACTCTAGCAGCCCAAGCCTAACGCTATCTTACCGAACCACAGGACAAGCACAATAAACTTTACACCATCTTTGCAAGAACCAACTAATTAAATATTGACAACAACCAGTTTCTCCTAATTCAACAAACACAGTGCCACAACACTGCCTCCATAAAATTATCTCCCACCGAAAAAACACGTTAAAATACAAACAGATCCGATCCTTAGCAGGTCATGAAATCCAGCAGCTACACATAGCAAAAAAAAGACATAGAGTGAATAGAAAACTCGTTATCAAGCCCCTATTTCTAATATGAAGTTTCCAGACAATTACAACACTGAATTCCGTCAAGAAGCAGAAAGATTAACACAGCTCTTACAAAATTCCCAGAAGGGATTTTCTTATTTGAGAATGGGTGATTTAGAGCTTGCCTTTATGGTTCATTTTCAAGAAGGAAACCCCTTAAAGTTTGATTTAGAAATGGATAACCTTTCCGAAAACACCATGAAAAATTGGTGTCACCCCGGCATCACTCTAGAAGATTATCCTAAACTTTTAGAAGCATACGAAAAATGTGATTACCTAGATGATCAAAGTTATTTTGATGTGTCTTCAGAAAAACTTAATCGATTAACATTAAATAGAGCCGAAAATACAGATAAAAATCCATCAGACAAATGCTCCCATGTATTTTTTCCATGGGTTTTTTATGAATTTAAAGAGTTTACCCGCCATCGCAAATGTCTATTTGTGGGGGCAGAGTCAGCTATTTTTAAGGAGCTTTTTCAAACACCAGCCTATCGAGAACTCGCAAGGGATTTTATTGCCGAAGATGTTGATTTTTATTTTTATCAACCACCAGAAGATGGACGCAATGTCTCTAAGAATCAAACCCAAATTTATCAAGAAATTAAACAGATCATTCTTGAGCAACAAATTGATACTGCCTTTATTTCCCTTGGTGGCATTTCTAAAATCATTGGCTACCACCTGTCACAGGAGTTGCAAGTTAAGGTATTTGATTTTGGTTCGATGATGCGGGCTTTCACCTATTCAGGTAGTGATGGTAATACTTTTCATCAATCTCCCCATCACCCATTTTTGTTTTATCTTCCCTTTGATCTCTACATGAATGCGTTGGAAAAAGCCCATCCTTATTTTTCTGAAGAACAAATTTTCGCAAAGGCATTAACTCAGTTGGGACGAGATCTCATTGATCCGATCGCCGGTTGGAGTAATAGTAATGTTTCTTTAACGCCAGAGAATATCCAGCGATTTCAACAGGATAAGCTAGCTTTTACGACTCGCTATGGCAAATTATTAGAAAATCCTGAATGTAAAAAGCTCTACCAAAATTTTGATGCTTGGTTGCTGTCTCAAGGTTACGGCGTTCGGGGCAAATTGTTTTTACTGAAGCAACGAGCCAATAAATTTGTTCAGAAAGTTCAGAATAAGCTTCAGTCTATTTTTTTTAAACAAGATTGATTGTTATGGCAGTAATGATTTAAATAAGGTTTCATGGGCTGTTAAAAACTGATCTAGTGAAAAGGTTTCTATAGCGTAACTAACGGCTCGCTCTCCCATTATTTGGCGTTCTTTGGGCGATCGCCGAAAAAATATCTGGGTTGCCTCGACCAAAGCTTGCGAACTATCTGGCGTAATAGACAAGCCCACATCACGGTCTCCCATGATTTCAGGAACACCACCCACCGCTGCCGCAATCACAGGTGTACCAGCAGCAAAAGCCTCAATCACCATTAACGGCAAATTATCAGCGCGACTCGGATGCCACACAACATCTGCGGCATTTAACAATTTATTGAGCAAGACAACATCGCTAATATGTTCAAAATTACGGTGAGCATATGGAGCGAAAGCTTCTGATATTTTCTTACTATTTCCCGCAATTCCTAAAGGAATTAAATAAATATCATCCAGCGCCAGCTGGGGGAGAGCCGCCAGCATCAGATCTAATCCTTTGCGATTGTCTTCAATCTTGCCTGAAACTGAAAATAGAATGACCGAGGCATCTAATGGAATATTTAATTCTTGTCGAAGAGCTAGCTTATCGGCGATCGGAAAAAAGTTGTCAGTTTGAACGGGATTTAGAATTGTCGAAACGGGCAAATGACCAAAGACACTTTGCCTCGCCGCATCGCTAATCCACTGGGAGACACCCACAATATGCAAATTACTGAATCGATAAATTAATCGCTTTAAGTTAAGGTTCAATCGAGAGCCATCACGGTGGTACCAAAGTAACGGAAACTGGCCAAATTGTGGACAATTACCGCAATTTTTTTGCCAGCGATCGCAGTCGTAGGAGTAGCTACAATTCCCTGTAAAGGGCGCCATACTATGTAATGTCCAAACAGTAGGAACCTGACGGGTTAGCCAAGGTAAACCAGATAAATTAAAGCTGGGTAAATCATGGAGATGAATAAGATCAAACTGTTTCAGGAAATCTCGTTCCAGCTGATAGGGAAAAGGGTTGGTAAGGCCTAATTCATTAATACCGAGACGATGGATAATTCTTTCAGGAATAGAACGGGAACTTGATTTTTCCTTTGGAGCAGGGATTTCTTGAATAAAAGAGTCAGAAACGGACTGGTTTTTAACCAGGTAGCAAACTTCATGGTGACGTTCGATCAGGCCTTTAGCAAGAAGATAACCGACTTTTGCAGCGCCTCCTTTCACGTCGGAAGCATTCATAATTAATATTTTCATCAGGCCTTAATACAACAGCGGCAATAGAAAAATTGTTATTTCTATCCTAATGTTTAGATAAATTATTTACGACATTTATTTACGTGGCTTAGGGGGTCGTTTCAGCAGCTTCTAGTGACAAAGCGTATACTTGACCGTCGAGTAGAACACGGGTAATACCTTTGGCGGCTAGACAGCTGGTCGTTTTGAGAAATAGGCGGCTATCAGGAACCTTGATCACTTTTTGCGATCGCCCATGGGTAAAGCGTTTAGCGACGCGATGGTTATCAAAAATTGGTAGCGTTCTCTGGCTTGTTTCCTCCTCTGGAATTTGCCCTAATTCACGAAATTCTTTCAAGGGACGGGCAATCAGCTCCGACATCCGATCCGTAACCACGTAACAGGTTCGGGGAAAAGAGGCTTCGTTCAGGGGCAGAATTTGCACCTGATCAGGGAGATAACGGGGTTCAGTCTCCGTGTCATCTTGATCGTCGTCGTCATCGTATTCTTCCTCGTCGTCTTCTTCTTCATCGTCGATGTCGTCGCCTAAAAGCTCTTTGAGGGCCTGTTGGCGATCGCCTAAACGAATCTCTTGAGCCAAAGCTAAAAGATCTGCATTCACTTCTAGATCCGCATTATTTTCTTCATCAGACACAGAAGTCTCAGTCGTCAGGTCATCCCCTTGCGGTTCTGGCTGCTCCATGTCGCTGGTGGTGGGTTGAGCACTTTGCTGATCTTCTAGCTCTTGTAAGAGAGGTAAGGGTTTTTCCTCAGTCTTTGGGCGCGATCGCCGGGAACGCGTACGGCGCTTTGGAGTTTGCTCTTGCTCATCTACAGCAGACGATGTTTTTTCTACCGGAGCATTACTCTCATCCTTTAGCTCCTCTGAAAGCTTCGGTTTAGCAACCCTTTTCTTCGGTGCAGCCTTTGTCGGCTTATCTTCACTGACAACCTTTTTCGTCACCTTACGGCTAGACTTTTTCTCAGCCTTCGCTTTTTTAAGGCTATTACTACGACCTAAACGCTTTTTCTGAATGAGATCCTCATATTCCTCACCACTCAGACGACTCTTCAAAAAACGACTGATCGTCGAGCTACTCACACCATACCGCTCCGCCAAAGTTGACGTTGTTTCGGCCGTATCACGATAGGCAACTAATAATTCTTCTTTATCCGCATCAGTGAGTTTGCGAGGGCTCATATAGTCTTCAGAGAAACTCTAGGCTAAAAATATAACGGCTGATCACCACTCAGTAGCTAGCAGTGATTAGCTTTACTAGTGTATCGCCTCAAGGAACGAGCGACTCTGTTTTAATGACGAATTAACGGAATCTTGTTACTAAAGTCAAATCACCAATAAACCTTTACCAACGCCACATTTGACCCAAGGGCGATTGACCGAGCCAACCACGGAAATATTTTTGCTCTTCTGGCGACAGATCAACCAATAATTCACTAATGCCTTCCGCAAAGGAGTCATTACCAAAATACGCTTTGCCAATGCGGTGCATTTCCTGCAGCAACGTGATCAAATGATGTTCTTCCCACGGTGGCACACTCCCCTCTAGGGGATCTTCATCAATAATCTTACCGAGGTCTTGAACATTCTTCAGTTGGGGAAAATTCCACTGTTGCAGAACTTTGATTAATTCGTTATTAAATTGTCCGGCTTGACGTGCGCCAAATAGATCTTCTAAATCGAAATAAACGGTTTGCAGCAGAATAATACAAGCTTGGGTCAAAGGAACCATTTGGCTGGAAGCATCTTCCTCACCGCCAAGCTGCTCCACACGAATTTTCCCCCAAACGCTAAAGCGCTCTGTTTCTTCGAGGAGGATACAAAATTTACCTTGGTTGTCTGTTAGATCGCGCCAAAATCCCCGTGCTTCTTCTTCCTGACTGGCACTAAAAACGCTAATCAGGCGGAAGGTCTGTCCTTGGTAGTTGAGAATGGGAATGGCTTGTTCCCGCTTGGGATGCTGGACATTGGCGATGTCTACATCTTTCCGTTTCAGAATGAGCATGGGCTATTTTATGACTCCCTCTCTGTTGCTGGGCAAGGATTGGGACGGGCTGTCAAGTTTTTTTTAGGAGAAATGTTTTTTTATCTTAGGTAAGCTTTCGCATGTTTATATTGGCACAGGGTTGCCCAAAGGGAATAGTTTACGTGTGAAGTTTCATGCCAAGGTTACGGATTCTCCGGGGCAATTATGGTGTGAGGGTCGGGATTGAACGGGGTGGTTGGCGATTGAAGGGTGTCGCGGTTGGCTGTTCAACGATGTATTGGGATGGAATGGTGCCTGTTGTGTCGAGGGCCCGGCAAAGAAAACTGGCAACTTCGGCTCGGCTAGCCCATTGTTGGGGGTTTAGCTGACGAATATTGGGGTAGTTCACAATGAGTTGTTGTTCGGTGGCGGCGGCGATCGCCGGATAGGCAAAGGCGGGCAACTCTGCAGCATCTTCATAGTACTGGGGGATCAAAGTTTGGGGATTGCCTTGGGGGACATAGTTGAGGCCGGCCACAAGGGCAAGGAGAATTTCGTAGCGGGGAATATTGCGCGTGGGCTTAAAGGTGCCGTCGGGATAACCCGTCATAAAGCCGGTACGGGTCGCTCGATCAATGGGCGTTAAACCCCAATAGGTTTCGTCGAGATCACGGTAATCAATCGCAAAGGCTTGCTCTGTCGTCTCAGGAAAAGCGCGGTTCACAAAGGCGGCAAATTCGGTGCGGGTCACGGGTTCGTTCGGACGAAAGGTTTGGTCTGGATAACCTTGCACGATATCCCGCTGCTGGAGATGTTGAATACAGCGCTCTGCCCAATGCCCGTTGATATCCGTTAGTGACTGTGCTGCAACGGTATGGGGAAAAGCGGCGATCGCCCCACCGAGACAACCCGCCATTAGCCGTTGGCATCCATTCAAACTTGCCATAACCCATATCCTCCAAGACACCACAAAAGTAGCTCGTTATACTAAGTAGACTTTACCCCAGAAAATTTCCGAGCGTCCAACCCTAAAATTCCCGTCTGACCTCGATTGTATTGCTATGCACCCTCCAAGAATTTTGTTATGGTATCGCCACGATCTACGGCTCCATGACCACCAGCCCCTAGATACTGCCCGCCAGCAAGGTGCAGAAATTGTACCTTTATATTGTTTTGATCCGAGGGAATTTGCCACGACCGCCTCTGGTTTTCCCAAAACTGGCAATTTTCGTGGGCAATTTTTACGGGAAAGTGTTGCTGATTTAAGAGCATCGTTACAAGAACGAGGCAACAATTTGCTGATTCGCTCTGGAAAACCAGAGGTGATTATTCCCCAACTCTGTGCACAGTACAAAATTGAGTCTGTGTATTGGCATAGGGAAGTCACCTCCGAAGAAATGCGCGTCGAAAAACGCCTCAAAAAAGCGCTGAACCAACAAAAGGTCGCGGTACAAACTTTCTGGGGGACAACCCTCCATGAGCCTGCAGAGTTACCGTTTGGCATGCCCCAAGTGCCGGAAGTCTTTACCAAATTCCGCAAAACTGTCGAAAAGTACGCAGAAATTGCTCCGGCTTTACCGCAACCCACAACATTGCCGCCGCTTCCTAGGAAATTAGCAAACAAACTGGGTGATATTCCGACTCTAAAAGACTTGGGTTTGGCAAAAGTCGAGGGCGATCGCCGGGGTGTTTTAAACTTTGTGGGCGGTGAGACAGAGGGGATTAAACGCCTAAAGGATTATTTTTGGCAGGGCAATCACCTCAAGCACTACAAAAAAACCCGCAATGGTCTTTTAGGGGCAGATTACTCCTCGAAATTTTCGCCATGGTTAGCACAGGGCTGTCTCTCGGCTCGCTACATTGCCGCCCAAGTCGCCCAATACGAAGCAGAACGTGTGGCGAATGATTCGACCTACTGGCTGATTTTTGAACTATTATGGCGGGATTATTTTCGGTGGATTAGCGCCAAACATGGCATTAAAATTTTCCAGCCGGAAGGATTGCAGGGGGTGAAAATTCCGTGGAAACGTGATCTTGAGGCGTTTGAGTTGTGGCGGACGGGTCAAACGGGCATTCCCTTTGTTGATGCCAACATGCGGGAGCTACTCCAGACAGGCTTTATGTCCAATCGCGGGCGGCAAAATGTGGGTAGTTTTCTCACCAAAAATCTCGGCATTGATTGGCGACTGGGGGCAGAGTGGTTTGAGTCTCAGCTCATTGATTATGATGTGTGCAGC
It encodes the following:
- a CDS encoding DASH family cryptochrome, whose amino-acid sequence is MHPPRILLWYRHDLRLHDHQPLDTARQQGAEIVPLYCFDPREFATTASGFPKTGNFRGQFLRESVADLRASLQERGNNLLIRSGKPEVIIPQLCAQYKIESVYWHREVTSEEMRVEKRLKKALNQQKVAVQTFWGTTLHEPAELPFGMPQVPEVFTKFRKTVEKYAEIAPALPQPTTLPPLPRKLANKLGDIPTLKDLGLAKVEGDRRGVLNFVGGETEGIKRLKDYFWQGNHLKHYKKTRNGLLGADYSSKFSPWLAQGCLSARYIAAQVAQYEAERVANDSTYWLIFELLWRDYFRWISAKHGIKIFQPEGLQGVKIPWKRDLEAFELWRTGQTGIPFVDANMRELLQTGFMSNRGRQNVGSFLTKNLGIDWRLGAEWFESQLIDYDVCSNWGNWNYTAGVGNDARGFRYFNIPKQAKDYDPQGKYVRHWIPELKSLPGEQIHQPWRIPVKELGDRHGITLGETYPKPMVDLQQSVQENERIYQKALGLDPNPPRRSKNRSKRKSSPKDQPWRR